Genomic segment of Bacteroides intestinalis DSM 17393:
GTGGAGTTGAATGTTCCTGGGAAAAAGGTTTTGAAATTATCCAGTTTGGCAATAATGGGACGAAGACCTTGATTAAGACTTTTCCAACAAGTCAGTTAGTTGCAGGCAAAGAGGTAATCAAGTTTTATTGTGAAGACGACAACCTTCTTTTTAACTATGATTCTTCCTCTAAATCTGTATTGGTTACGGGCTCTATTCAATTTAAGGGCGAAGATGATACGTCGGAATGCCTTATATCCTTGAATATAAAGACTGGCGAGATTAAGATGATAAGAGACGAGCAGTCAAAGATATGGTTTCAGACATTGAGTACAGGAAAGCAAATACTATTGCTTGAAACTGATACGGAAATAGACGAAACAACTATCAAGACGATTAACCCTGTAACACTGGAAGTTGGAAACACTTTAGATGTGGTAAAACAATATATATTGCATCCGGTCTATAATGCACAATCCAATTCAATATGTTGGAAGAAACATAATGAATCGGAATATTGTATAATGAAGTATAGTTTGGAAGATAAGACTACCAGCAAAACAATTGCTTCTTTACCTTATATTGAAGCATTATTCTCAATTAAATATTAGAACTTTTAAAATCAAGTGAATCCTCTTGTTGTGACTGTGCAGCAAGGGGATTTTTTTATGCCTTAAAATCTGAACTACCGGAAAAACAAAAGTTCTGTATGTACTATGCTTCTATAAATCAAGCAATTTTTACGTTTCTTCTTTAGCCCCATGCAATCACGGGCTTGCCATATGTTCGTACCTAAAAAAGGCTGTTTTCGTCTCCTGCATCAAGCTTTTCTCTAGCCTCTAATACTCGATATAAAAAAGCAAGAACATATCTCGAATATGAAAGAATAAATTTGAAGTAGAAAATTGTTACAAGAAATGGTTAAGGTAATTAATTGGATTAATGGCTTTAAAGAGGTTTATTTATATTGCTGTATATTCTATTTCCTCTTTTATAAAGAGATTTATTTAACTAACTATATTAATTTTATAAATAATATTTTTTAGGGATTGTTGTAAGATCGCTCAATGTCCAATGTTCATCTTCAAGGTCATCATAAAAAGGTTCAAATATGATATCTGGAAAAGAAAATTCTTTTTTTTCCGGTGATAAATGAAATCCGGTAGTAAGAAAAGTAAACCCTTTCTTATTATACATATTTTTCTCTTCGATTATTGCAAATTCATATTCTCCTATACATCTCAAGATAGCATATTTATAAGGAGACCAACCAATGTGTACCTCCTCATCTTTTTTTATATGCGGAACATCGATAAGTTCAGGATTGAAAAATGCAGAAACTGTTTCGATAAGTTCAGGGGTGAAAGATTCCGGTATTTCGTTAGATTTGAGTTTGTATTTCTCAATGAAATCTCCCCAGCTAAGATAATCAATACTACGTGCTAAAATTCCTAAAGTTTTAGGAGAAACAATTGCTTCATTGTTTTTTCTATATTCCCATACTTTATAAATGGTCTCTTCACTGATAGACTCTGCTTTATTATATTCTCCTCTTCCTCCCAAAGTTTTAAGTTTCTCGTTAATCTTATGTGCCAAAGTTATATAATCCTGTTTTGTTTCAGGATGAACTTTGAATTCATCTTCTATCGCTTTTCTAAATTTACAGAGTTCTGCTGGTGGGTTCTTCATGCCGTTTTTCTATTATTTTTGGGGGTAAAAATACTGTTTTTTTTCAAAACACCAGAAAACACACTACTAACATTAACTAACACCAACTAACACCAACTAACATTTTTAGACATTATAGTACACCGAATAAAAGCCTTTCTTTGCAGCATGAAACAGAAAGATATAATTATGGAAGCTAAAAGTACCACTTATGACACATTACCGGAACGAATAGATTATTTGATTTCGGAGATTAGAGAAGTAAAGGAGTTACTAACGCAAAGGATTGAGAAACCGGAAGAGATTCCCAAATATCTGTCTTTAGAACAAACATTGCTCTACTTGGAAAAGAAAGGATTTTTGGTGAGCAAGTCGAAACTATATAAGATGACTTCTGGGGATATCATACCTTGCCATAAAAATGGCAACAGAATTTATTTTTTCCCGGAAGAACTGAATGACTGGTTAGAAA
This window contains:
- a CDS encoding helix-turn-helix domain-containing protein; this encodes MKQKDIIMEAKSTTYDTLPERIDYLISEIREVKELLTQRIEKPEEIPKYLSLEQTLLYLEKKGFLVSKSKLYKMTSGDIIPCHKNGNRIYFFPEELNDWLEKQFGTMGGTSQYLSDQKTINNIIKSAQTKKYYYGK